In bacterium, the DNA window CGGTGAGACTCCAGAAGCCCGGCCCGGCCGAGCAGCTTCAGGATCTTCGAAACCGTGGGCAGCGGCAGCTGAACCACTCCGGCCAGCTCCGAGGCATTGACCAGCCGGTCGGGCTCGCTGGCCATTCGAGTCAGCAAAACGATGCCGTAGTCGGCCTGCTTGGTCATACGAATCACGGTAGGTCTTCCCTTCGGCCCCCTTCGATCGGGGGGGGGCTCCGAAATTCGGACTATTTTAGTCCGAATTAGACCGAAATCGTAGCAAATGCGGGACTCTTGTCAAGTCCGAGTCCGCTTCTCGGTCGGTCTCACTCAGGCCTTATCGGCGTGGCGCGCTGCGGCGGCCGCCGCCATGGGTGCCGCCGGTCCCATCAGGACGGCAAGCCAGCGTAGCTCCTCGGATTGCTCGAGGACGATCTTGATGATCATGGTCAACGGAACCGACAGGATCATCCCGATGGGCCCCCAAATCCATCCCCAAAAGACCATGGCCATGAAGACGACCAACGTCGACAGGCCGAACTGGCGCCCCATGAGTACCGGCTCGATCAGATTGCCGAGCAGGAAATTGATCGCCAGAAAGAGGATCGCCACGACCAGGGCGGTGCCCCAGCCCTGCTGCACGAGGGCTACCAGGACCGCCGGCACCGCCGCGATGATCGAGCCGATGGCGGGGATGTAGTTGAGCAGAAAGGCGAGGACGGCCCAGAACAGAGGAACCGGCAGGTCCACAATCCAGACGCCGAGCCCGACCAGGACCCCGGTCGCGAAACTGACCAGGGTCTTGACGCCCAGATACCGCTGAATATCCGCCATGACGCCTTTGACGTTCCGCGACACGAGCTTGCCGTACCGGGTGCGCTTGAGCTTCTCGGGCAGCGCGACCACCTCGAACATCGCGGTGATCAGGATCACGAAGACCAGCAGCACATAGGAAACGAAAGACGCGACACCCTTGACCGTGCCGCGCACGATTCCACCGGCGAGGTCCATGATCGCCCCTGCGTCCAGTCGATCCGGCGAGATCCATGTCGAGAGGTCGATTCCCCGCTCCTGGAGAGTCGTGAGAAGGGCCCGGGTCTTCTCGACCAGGCCGTTCAAATAGGCCGGGGCGGCCCGCGCGAACTCGTTAAAGGTACTCGAGATCAAGTAGCCGAGGATCGAAAGAGCGGCGCATTCGAGCAGCACCGTCACCAGAACCGCAAGCGACAGACGCACGCCTTTTCGACAGAGCCACTCGACAATGGGAAACCCGATCAAGGCCAGGAAAATCGCGAACATGAAAGGAATCAAAACGGCGCCCGCCGCCCGGAGACCGGCGACGACGATGACGCCTGCCGCCGTCAACAAGAGTCCCCTGCCGAGTGGGAGCTCCTTGTCTGATGAGCCGGATGACACAGTGGGTTAACGGTATCAGGGAGTAGATCGACAGTCGCGATGAATCCGGACCGATAGGGTCGCGCCGGTGCTGCCTTTCCGGGAGCGAAGAGAGGCTCCCTTCGAGGCACACGCGGCGCTCCCTTCAGCAATCGAACCACCACCGAATCAGTGTGCGGGGGATCGAAAGCGACAACAACGAACTCTACGCTCGGCTAAAGCGGGAAGTCCCTCAAGAACCGCGAGAGCTCTGCTGGCCGAAGCGAGCAGATGATGGACACCGGGAACAGGCGCGACCCGACAACCACTAGAGACACGCTCGTGAAGGAGCGCGTGGTGAGTCTCGGAGCGAGCCTCTCCGCGCTCGCGGAGAGACTGCGCCCGCGCAACTCTATCCCTACAGCGAGTTCAGAGATTTCGTTCCGACTAGGCGAACGATCTACCTTGCCGCCACCAACTCCTCGACCACGCTGGGCTCGGCCAGAGTCGAGATGTCGCCAAGATCCTCGGTGTCGCCGGCCGCAATCTTTCTCAGGATGCGCCGCATGATCTTCCCCGAGCGGGTCTTGGGCAGACCTCGAGCGATCTGAATTCGGTCGGGCGTGGCAATCGGACCGATCTCGGTCCGCACCTGCTTGCGGAGCGTGGCAACCAGATCCTCCTCCGAAAGGTGGTCGAAGCCGTGGTTGATCAGCACATAGGCATAGATGCCTGTGCCCTTGATCTCATGCGGGAAGCCAACCACGGCGGCCTCGGCTACGGCATCATGGGCGACCAAGGCGCTCTCGACTTCGGCCGTACCCATGCGGTGACCGGAGACGTTGAGCACGTCATCGACCCGGCCCGTGATCCAGTAGTAGCCATCCTCGTCCCGACGGCAACCGTCGCCGGTGAAATAGAGACCCGGAAAGTGCGAAAAATAGATCTCGCGAAAACGCGCGTGATCTCCCCATATCGTGCGCGCCTGCCCGGGCCAGCTGCGCCTGATGCACAGATTCCCCGAGACGCCATTGCCCTCAATCTCACTACCCTCTTCGTCGACCAGGACTGGATCGACACCGAACAGCGGCAAGGTGGCTGAGCCTGGCTTGGTAGGTGTCGCTCCGGGCAGCGGTGAGATCAGGATGCCGCCGGTCTCGGTCTGCCACCACGTGTCAACGATCGCGCACTCCCCGTTGCCCACGAGGTCGTGGTACCACTGCCACACTTCTGGGTTGATCGGCTCGCCGACGGTGCCGAGGATTCGAAGGCTCTTGCGACTGTACTTCGTCACCCACTCATCGCCTTCGCGCATGATCGCCCGGATCGCCGTCGGCGCCGTATAGAAGATCGTTACGCCCAGATCGTCCACGAGCTGCCAGTAGCGGCCGGCGTCTGGATAGAGTGGCGTGGACTCGAACATCACCGTGGTTGCGCCGTTAGCCAGCGGACCGTAGATGATGTAGGTGTGCCCGGTGACCCAGCCAATGTCGGCGACGCACGCATAGACGTCGTCCTCATGCACATCGAATACTTGCCGATGGGTCATCGCCGCATAGGTAAGGTAGCCGCCCGTGGTGTGCAGCAGCCCCTTCGGTTTTCCGGTCGAGCCCGAGGTGTAGAGAATGAATAGCGGATCTTCCGAGTCCATCCAAGCGACCGGTGCGGTGGCCCGTTCGCGCTCGAGAGCCTCCTCGAGCCAGACGTCACGCCCTTCATGCATCGGAACGTCGGTGTCGGTTCGCCGGGCCACCAGAACCGTCTCGACAAAATCCAGTCCTTCGACAGCCTCGTCGACCGTCTTCTTCAGAGGAATCGTGCGGCCGCCCCGCAGGCCTTCGTTCGCGGTAACCACCCAGCGCGCTTCGGCGTCGACAACTCGATCACGAAGAGCGCTGGCCGAAAAGCCCGCGAAAACGATCGAATGGATCGCACCGATTCGCGCGCACGCCAGCATCGTCGCCGCGAGCTCCGGGATCATCGGCAGATAGATC includes these proteins:
- a CDS encoding AI-2E family transporter — encoded protein: MTAAGVIVVAGLRAAGAVLIPFMFAIFLALIGFPIVEWLCRKGVRLSLAVLVTVLLECAALSILGYLISSTFNEFARAAPAYLNGLVEKTRALLTTLQERGIDLSTWISPDRLDAGAIMDLAGGIVRGTVKGVASFVSYVLLVFVILITAMFEVVALPEKLKRTRYGKLVSRNVKGVMADIQRYLGVKTLVSFATGVLVGLGVWIVDLPVPLFWAVLAFLLNYIPAIGSIIAAVPAVLVALVQQGWGTALVVAILFLAINFLLGNLIEPVLMGRQFGLSTLVVFMAMVFWGWIWGPIGMILSVPLTMIIKIVLEQSEELRWLAVLMGPAAPMAAAAAARHADKA
- the acs gene encoding acetate--CoA ligase; this encodes MIPVKDNVAKNAHISSMEEYEKLLRQSLEHPEEFWLGEAERLSWFHPPNSVVEGDYDAVDFSWFGGGQLNVCHNCVDRHLADRGDKTAIIWAADEAGEYRHISYRELKRMVCRMANVLSRYGVRKGDRVAIYLPMIPELAATMLACARIGAIHSIVFAGFSASALRDRVVDAEARWVVTANEGLRGGRTIPLKKTVDEAVEGLDFVETVLVARRTDTDVPMHEGRDVWLEEALERERATAPVAWMDSEDPLFILYTSGSTGKPKGLLHTTGGYLTYAAMTHRQVFDVHEDDVYACVADIGWVTGHTYIIYGPLANGATTVMFESTPLYPDAGRYWQLVDDLGVTIFYTAPTAIRAIMREGDEWVTKYSRKSLRILGTVGEPINPEVWQWYHDLVGNGECAIVDTWWQTETGGILISPLPGATPTKPGSATLPLFGVDPVLVDEEGSEIEGNGVSGNLCIRRSWPGQARTIWGDHARFREIYFSHFPGLYFTGDGCRRDEDGYYWITGRVDDVLNVSGHRMGTAEVESALVAHDAVAEAAVVGFPHEIKGTGIYAYVLINHGFDHLSEEDLVATLRKQVRTEIGPIATPDRIQIARGLPKTRSGKIMRRILRKIAAGDTEDLGDISTLAEPSVVEELVAAR